The proteins below come from a single Pandoraea apista genomic window:
- a CDS encoding MaoC/PaaZ C-terminal domain-containing protein, producing the protein MPNDRPLDPPGAGQTAVEVSRLPSPLHLYLRALLSARKPALAQTLPPLAFARRNVVLDANDIARYARLCGFTDAQGIPPTWPHLLAFPLHMRLMTDRAFPFAMLGMVHLANRIRTHASLAAGDRLDFDVRCGPLYAHDKGQVFTVLTTARRDGDRVWTGESLYLRTGVRNALGAPYRAGLSANPALVKTASWQVPGDLGRQYARVSGDYNPIHLWPITARLFGFPRPIIHGMWSFARTLAAVLPNQSISAQHLDLLVEFKTPLLLPGNATLWRDPHSDVFELRDAAGTVPHLRGRWQAAPSASSSINTFATDPS; encoded by the coding sequence ATGCCCAACGACCGTCCCCTCGACCCGCCGGGCGCCGGGCAAACAGCCGTGGAAGTGTCCCGTCTGCCCTCGCCGCTTCATCTGTATCTGCGTGCGTTGCTATCGGCGCGCAAACCGGCACTGGCACAAACGCTGCCGCCACTGGCGTTCGCGCGCCGCAATGTCGTGCTCGACGCGAACGATATTGCTCGCTACGCGCGCCTTTGCGGCTTTACCGACGCGCAAGGGATCCCACCCACATGGCCGCACTTGCTCGCCTTCCCGCTCCACATGCGCCTGATGACGGATCGCGCATTTCCGTTCGCCATGCTTGGCATGGTGCATCTGGCGAATCGTATCCGTACACACGCGTCGCTGGCGGCCGGGGACCGGCTCGACTTCGACGTGCGGTGCGGCCCCCTGTATGCGCATGACAAGGGGCAGGTCTTCACGGTACTTACGACCGCGCGCCGTGACGGCGACAGGGTGTGGACAGGCGAAAGTCTGTATCTGCGCACCGGTGTACGTAACGCGCTTGGCGCGCCCTATCGGGCCGGGTTGAGCGCCAACCCGGCGCTCGTGAAGACTGCCTCGTGGCAAGTTCCGGGCGACCTCGGCCGTCAGTACGCGCGGGTTTCGGGCGACTACAACCCCATCCACCTCTGGCCCATCACGGCCAGGCTGTTCGGCTTCCCGCGTCCGATCATTCATGGCATGTGGAGCTTCGCCCGCACACTCGCCGCAGTGTTGCCCAACCAGTCCATCAGCGCGCAACACCTCGACCTCCTCGTGGAGTTCAAAACACCGCTGCTGCTGCCGGGCAACGCCACGCTTTGGCGCGACCCGCACAGCGATGTCTTCGAATTGCGCGACGCAGCGGGCACCGTGCCGCATCTGCGCGGACGGTGGCAGGCCGCACCGAGCGCATCGTCCTCCATCAACACCTTCGCTACGGACCCTTCATGA
- a CDS encoding acetyl-CoA C-acetyltransferase, whose protein sequence is MSAFKPTAPAPALRRVAILGGNRIPFARSNTAYATASNQDMLTASIQGLVDRFALHGQVLGEVAAGAVLKHARDFNLTRESVLSTTLAPQTPAYDVQQACGTGLETAILTGNKIALGQIDVAIAGGVDTASDAPIGVNEKLRQILLEANRQRSTGGKLSALAKVRPGMLFSPALPRNGEPRTGLSMGEHCELMAKRWHIERAAQDELTLASHRHLAAAYERGFFLDLMTPFRGLQRDNNLRPDVTLEKLASLKPVFDRSATGTLTAGNSTPLTDGASCVLLASEDWARAHGVPVLAYLTYSQTAAVDFFNPDEAQREGLLLAPAYAVPRMLAQAGLTLQDFDFYEIHEAFAAQVLCTLKAWEDPQYCRDKLGLAAPLGSIDRQRLNVNGSSLACGHPFAATGGRILATLAKLLAERGGGRGLISICAAGGQGVVAMLER, encoded by the coding sequence ATGAGCGCTTTCAAACCTACCGCGCCGGCTCCCGCCCTGCGTCGCGTTGCCATTCTTGGCGGCAACCGCATCCCGTTTGCGCGTTCAAACACGGCCTACGCCACGGCATCGAATCAGGACATGCTGACGGCCTCGATTCAAGGCCTTGTCGACCGTTTCGCGCTGCATGGTCAGGTGCTCGGCGAGGTAGCTGCGGGTGCCGTCCTCAAACACGCCCGCGACTTTAATCTGACGCGCGAATCCGTGCTGTCGACGACCCTCGCCCCGCAAACGCCAGCTTACGACGTGCAGCAAGCGTGTGGCACCGGCCTCGAAACCGCGATCCTCACCGGCAACAAGATCGCACTGGGTCAGATCGACGTGGCGATCGCAGGCGGTGTCGACACCGCCTCGGACGCCCCCATCGGCGTGAACGAAAAACTCCGCCAGATTCTGCTCGAAGCCAATCGGCAACGCAGCACAGGCGGCAAGCTGAGCGCCCTTGCGAAGGTACGTCCCGGCATGTTGTTCAGCCCCGCACTCCCGCGCAATGGCGAGCCGCGTACGGGCCTGTCGATGGGCGAGCATTGCGAATTGATGGCCAAACGCTGGCACATCGAGCGCGCCGCACAAGACGAACTCACGCTCGCAAGCCATCGACACCTCGCCGCCGCATACGAGCGCGGCTTCTTTCTCGATCTGATGACGCCATTTCGCGGCTTGCAACGCGACAACAACCTGCGGCCGGACGTCACACTCGAGAAACTCGCCAGCCTCAAGCCGGTGTTTGATCGCAGCGCCACAGGCACGCTAACGGCAGGCAACTCCACACCGCTCACCGATGGCGCCTCTTGTGTATTGCTCGCCAGCGAGGACTGGGCGCGCGCGCACGGCGTGCCGGTGCTCGCGTATCTCACGTATTCGCAAACAGCCGCCGTCGACTTCTTCAACCCCGACGAGGCGCAGCGCGAAGGTCTGCTCCTGGCGCCCGCCTACGCCGTGCCGCGCATGCTCGCACAGGCCGGACTCACGTTGCAGGACTTCGACTTCTACGAAATTCACGAGGCCTTCGCCGCGCAAGTGCTATGCACGCTGAAGGCATGGGAAGACCCGCAATACTGCCGCGACAAGCTCGGGCTGGCGGCGCCCTTGGGCAGTATCGATCGTCAACGGCTGAACGTGAACGGCAGTTCGCTCGCCTGCGGTCACCCGTTCGCCGCGACCGGCGGGCGCATTCTCGCGACCCTTGCCAAATTGTTGGCCGAGCGTGGCGGCGGGCGTGGCCTCATCTCGATTTGCGCGGCCGGCGGACAAGGCGTAGTTGCGATGCTGGAGCGATAG
- a CDS encoding AMP-binding protein, producing the protein METTMDQAVQQERVWLSTYPPGVPADIDVTRYTSLVQAFDEWIGKYRDRVAFVSLGSEITYAEVARQAYAFAAWLQAQGVKPGERVALMMPNCFQYPICLFGTLIAGAVVVNVNPLYTVRELRHQLQDSGARTIVVFENFAKTLQDALPGTELRNVLLTQIGDLLGAGANVKGRCVNFLMRRVARQVPPYSLPQAIPLRQALAEGAKHTPTPVPLTREDLAFLQYTGGTTGVAKGAMLTHGNVLANLLQTEAWAADQLDGDIEVNLSLLPMYHILSLTVNCLVFMSLGGRNILIANPRDVKKVVYIIRNETFTGVTGVNTLFNGLLENADFCARDFSRLKLSLAGGMATQRAIADRWKQVTGKPIIEGYGLTECSPIVTMNPVDLAHMDDYHFTGSIGLPAPSTDVRFKRDDGTWADPGEPGELCVRGPQVMRGYWQRPEDTAKAFDADGWLMTGDIGVMDERGYVRLIDRKKDMILVSGFNVYPNEIEDVVMLHPGVREAAVVGVPDPVAGERVKLVVVAKDPALNVEAMLAHCRQHLTAYKVPRIVEFRQSELPKSTVGKILRRELREPMVSAQGDQ; encoded by the coding sequence ATGGAGACAACGATGGATCAAGCAGTTCAACAGGAACGTGTTTGGCTCAGCACCTACCCCCCTGGCGTTCCTGCCGATATCGACGTCACGCGGTACACGTCGCTCGTGCAGGCTTTCGACGAGTGGATTGGCAAATACCGAGATCGAGTCGCGTTCGTGAGCCTCGGCAGCGAGATCACTTACGCCGAAGTCGCGCGTCAGGCATATGCATTCGCCGCGTGGTTGCAAGCGCAAGGCGTGAAGCCAGGCGAGCGCGTTGCGCTCATGATGCCCAATTGCTTTCAGTACCCGATCTGCCTTTTCGGCACACTTATCGCAGGCGCTGTGGTCGTCAACGTCAACCCGCTGTACACGGTGCGCGAGCTCAGACACCAGTTGCAGGATAGTGGTGCGCGCACCATCGTCGTCTTCGAGAACTTTGCGAAGACGCTGCAGGACGCACTTCCCGGCACCGAACTGCGCAACGTGCTCCTCACACAGATCGGCGACTTGCTCGGCGCTGGCGCGAATGTCAAAGGGCGCTGCGTCAACTTCCTCATGCGCCGGGTAGCCCGGCAAGTGCCGCCTTACTCACTGCCGCAGGCGATACCGCTGCGTCAGGCGCTTGCCGAGGGCGCGAAGCACACGCCCACGCCAGTGCCCCTCACGCGTGAGGATCTTGCCTTCCTGCAATACACGGGGGGCACCACCGGGGTGGCCAAGGGCGCCATGCTCACGCACGGCAACGTGCTGGCCAATCTGCTCCAGACCGAAGCGTGGGCAGCCGATCAGCTTGACGGCGACATCGAGGTAAATCTGTCGCTGCTGCCGATGTATCACATCCTCTCGCTCACCGTGAACTGTCTCGTGTTCATGAGCCTTGGCGGGCGCAACATTCTGATTGCGAATCCGCGCGATGTGAAGAAGGTTGTCTACATCATCCGCAATGAAACGTTCACCGGTGTGACCGGCGTGAACACGCTGTTCAACGGTCTGCTGGAGAACGCCGATTTTTGCGCGCGCGACTTCTCCCGGTTAAAGCTGTCGCTGGCGGGCGGTATGGCAACGCAACGCGCGATTGCCGACCGATGGAAGCAAGTGACCGGCAAGCCGATCATCGAAGGCTACGGCCTGACAGAGTGCTCGCCGATCGTCACGATGAACCCGGTCGACCTCGCGCATATGGACGACTACCATTTCACCGGCTCCATCGGCCTGCCCGCCCCTTCGACCGATGTCCGCTTCAAACGAGACGACGGCACATGGGCCGACCCGGGCGAGCCGGGCGAGTTGTGCGTGCGAGGCCCGCAGGTCATGCGCGGTTACTGGCAGCGCCCGGAAGACACGGCCAAAGCGTTCGACGCCGACGGCTGGCTGATGACCGGAGATATTGGCGTGATGGACGAGCGTGGGTATGTTCGCCTCATCGACCGCAAGAAAGACATGATTCTCGTGTCGGGCTTCAACGTCTATCCGAATGAAATCGAGGACGTAGTGATGCTGCATCCCGGCGTGCGCGAGGCGGCGGTGGTCGGTGTCCCCGATCCGGTCGCCGGCGAGCGAGTGAAGCTCGTGGTCGTCGCGAAAGATCCGGCGCTGAATGTCGAGGCGATGTTGGCGCACTGCCGCCAGCATCTGACCGCCTACAAGGTGCCGCGCATCGTTGAATTCCGTCAGTCGGAGTTGCCCAAATCTACCGTTGGCAAGATCCTGCGACGCGAATTGCGCGAACCGATGGTGTCCGCTCAGGGGGACCAATGA
- a CDS encoding DUF1571 domain-containing protein, whose amino-acid sequence MAIHAFPRNAGETGSGERHRFQCAPSIAMRRVALALALLPLAIVAGAFHVPDAAAQAHAATGASTPTAPEANAAGNAAAGDVEVSRLAALPVAAQTQWLSRAIKSGELAKLSDDQIVARMQAIQAEALVRFLKAESAALPEYQYELTRHERINNQWQTTPDRMLVRIREKPLQIYARWLPDGAHAGQEIIYDETKNPKEMYGHLGGILGFTSIWSSIDGPLARSQSNHTVRDLGFAFIAEQIAHDGRSFRAAGLPEKPARISVSESNGVRMLALEWDAPSGPPQHYANKSRVLIDLKTGRPRGIEAWDTSGQKVEEMRFEKVRKEQWTDATFDPKNPDYKF is encoded by the coding sequence ATGGCCATTCACGCTTTTCCCCGTAATGCCGGCGAAACCGGTAGTGGTGAGCGCCACCGCTTTCAATGCGCGCCCAGCATCGCGATGCGCCGCGTCGCACTTGCACTCGCGTTGCTGCCCCTGGCAATTGTTGCCGGTGCGTTTCACGTACCCGATGCCGCAGCGCAAGCCCATGCCGCGACAGGCGCATCGACACCCACCGCCCCCGAGGCGAATGCAGCAGGCAACGCGGCGGCGGGCGACGTCGAGGTGTCCAGACTGGCCGCCCTGCCCGTCGCCGCGCAAACGCAATGGCTATCGCGCGCGATCAAGAGCGGCGAGTTGGCGAAGCTGAGCGACGACCAGATCGTCGCTCGTATGCAGGCGATTCAAGCCGAAGCTCTCGTCCGGTTCCTGAAAGCCGAATCTGCCGCCCTGCCGGAATACCAGTACGAGTTGACGCGCCACGAGCGTATCAATAATCAGTGGCAGACAACCCCTGACCGCATGCTCGTGCGGATTCGCGAGAAGCCGTTGCAGATCTATGCCAGGTGGCTGCCCGACGGCGCTCACGCAGGTCAGGAAATCATCTACGACGAGACGAAGAATCCGAAGGAGATGTATGGCCATCTCGGCGGCATTCTCGGCTTCACGTCGATCTGGAGCAGTATCGACGGCCCTCTCGCGCGCTCGCAATCGAACCACACCGTGCGCGATCTCGGTTTCGCGTTCATTGCGGAGCAGATTGCGCATGACGGCCGCAGTTTCCGCGCAGCCGGGCTGCCCGAGAAACCGGCAAGAATTTCGGTTTCCGAATCGAATGGCGTGCGCATGCTGGCGCTGGAGTGGGACGCCCCGTCGGGCCCGCCTCAGCATTACGCGAACAAATCGCGGGTGCTGATCGATCTGAAGACGGGCCGCCCGCGTGGCATTGAAGCGTGGGACACGTCGGGCCAAAAGGTCGAAGAAATGCGCTTTGAGAAAGTGCGCAAGGAACAGTGGACCGACGCGACGTTCGACCCGAAGAATCCCGACTATAAGTTCTGA
- the minE gene encoding cell division topological specificity factor MinE — MSFLSFLLGEKKKTAAVAKERLQIILAHERAGSSPPADYLPALQRELVAVISKYVKIAQDDIKVSVEHQDNLEVLEVKIELPQT; from the coding sequence ATGTCCTTCCTGTCCTTCCTCCTGGGGGAGAAGAAAAAGACCGCCGCCGTTGCCAAAGAGCGCCTGCAGATCATTCTGGCGCACGAACGCGCGGGCTCGTCGCCGCCAGCAGACTATCTGCCGGCTCTGCAACGCGAGCTGGTCGCCGTCATCTCCAAGTACGTCAAAATCGCACAAGACGACATCAAGGTCAGCGTCGAGCATCAGGACAACCTGGAAGTGCTCGAAGTGAAGATCGAACTGCCGCAGACCTGA
- the minD gene encoding septum site-determining protein MinD, whose product MAKVIVVTSGKGGVGKTTTSASFSAGLALQGHKTAVIDFDVGLRNLDLIMGCERRVVYDLINVIQGEANLNQALIKDKACENLFILPASQTRDKEALTQAGVEKVIKDLTDMGFEYIVCDSPAGIESGALLAMHFADEALVVTNPEVSSVRDSDRILGILSSKTKRAIEGGEPIKEHLLITRYNPKRVNDGQMLSLEDIQEILRIKLIGVIPESESVLHASNQGTPAIHLDGTDVADAYRDVVSRFKGEDKPMRFTDYQKPGLLQRIFGSK is encoded by the coding sequence ATGGCAAAAGTGATTGTGGTGACCTCTGGCAAGGGTGGTGTCGGCAAGACGACAACCAGCGCCAGCTTTTCCGCCGGCCTCGCCTTGCAGGGGCACAAGACGGCAGTCATCGATTTCGACGTCGGCCTGCGCAATCTCGACCTCATCATGGGTTGCGAGCGCCGCGTCGTGTACGACCTGATCAATGTGATTCAGGGCGAAGCGAACCTTAATCAGGCGCTTATCAAGGACAAGGCCTGCGAGAACCTGTTCATTCTGCCCGCCTCGCAGACGCGCGACAAAGAAGCACTCACGCAAGCGGGCGTCGAAAAGGTCATCAAGGACCTGACCGACATGGGCTTCGAATATATCGTGTGCGATTCGCCGGCCGGTATCGAATCGGGGGCGTTGCTCGCGATGCATTTCGCCGACGAAGCACTCGTGGTCACGAACCCCGAAGTGTCGTCGGTGCGCGACTCGGACCGCATTCTGGGCATTCTCTCGTCGAAGACGAAGCGCGCCATCGAAGGCGGCGAACCGATCAAGGAGCACCTGCTCATCACCCGTTACAACCCGAAACGCGTCAACGACGGCCAGATGCTGTCGCTTGAGGACATTCAGGAAATCCTGCGAATCAAGCTCATCGGCGTGATTCCGGAATCGGAGTCGGTGTTGCATGCCTCCAACCAAGGGACGCCGGCGATTCATCTCGACGGTACCGACGTGGCCGACGCCTATCGCGACGTGGTGAGCCGATTCAAGGGCGAAGACAAGCCTATGCGCTTTACCGACTATCAAAAGCCGGGGTTGTTGCAGCGCATTTTCGGCTCGAAGTAA
- the minC gene encoding septum site-determining protein MinC, whose amino-acid sequence MPQKKTPYFELRSGAVDTLHFVVKTPQLDTLRTELAQRFEATPEFFAGDTVAIDVRRLAGDERVAVPALAEMLAEFRMKPIGVVANSEQTDWAVVDGLPRLDSHERRVSRASRESEAAPEATAAPAEAAPVQAGAEASVVPSTIIDKPLRSGQQVYAKGDLIILDLVSYGAEVIAEGNIHIYAPLRGRALAGVKGKLDARIFCTCLEPELISIAGIYRTGEYALPPDVQGRSVQVRLVDDKLIFEPLGLK is encoded by the coding sequence ATGCCGCAAAAGAAAACGCCGTACTTCGAGTTACGCAGCGGTGCAGTCGATACCCTGCATTTCGTTGTCAAGACGCCTCAACTGGACACGCTGCGCACCGAACTGGCGCAACGCTTCGAGGCAACCCCGGAGTTTTTCGCGGGCGACACGGTCGCCATCGACGTACGGCGTCTGGCCGGCGACGAGCGGGTTGCCGTGCCCGCGCTGGCTGAAATGCTGGCCGAATTCCGCATGAAGCCGATCGGCGTGGTCGCCAACAGCGAGCAGACCGATTGGGCGGTCGTGGATGGCCTGCCTCGGCTGGATAGCCACGAACGCCGGGTATCGCGTGCGTCGCGCGAGAGCGAGGCTGCGCCTGAGGCGACCGCAGCACCTGCCGAAGCGGCCCCGGTGCAGGCCGGCGCCGAGGCCAGCGTTGTGCCCTCGACCATCATCGACAAGCCGTTGCGTTCGGGCCAGCAGGTCTACGCGAAAGGCGATCTGATCATCCTCGATTTGGTCAGTTATGGGGCCGAGGTGATCGCGGAAGGTAATATTCACATTTACGCGCCGCTGCGGGGGCGGGCGCTGGCAGGGGTGAAGGGCAAGCTCGATGCGCGCATCTTCTGTACCTGCCTCGAGCCCGAGCTGATTTCCATCGCCGGTATTTACCGGACTGGCGAGTATGCGCTGCCGCCCGATGTTCAGGGGCGTTCGGTGCAGGTGCGGCTGGTAGACGACAAACTGATTTTCGAGCCACTCGGGCTCAAATGA
- a CDS encoding SDR family NAD(P)-dependent oxidoreductase, whose translation MNIDLNEKVALVTASTAGIGFAIAHGLAAAGATTLINGRSQPRVDAAVAKLREALPDAQVRGIAADVATAEGCDALVAAVPDVDILVNNAGIFGPQDFFEVPDEVWQRFYDVNVLSGVRLSRAYLPGMADRDWGRVIFISSESALNIPEDMIHYGMTKTAQLAVSRGLAKRMRGTGVTVNAVLPGPTLSDGMIEMLRQSGVPANADMAQAAAEFVREHRPGSIIARAATTEEVANMVVYVASPQASATTGAALRVDGGVVDSL comes from the coding sequence ATGAATATCGATCTGAACGAAAAGGTGGCGCTGGTTACGGCGTCGACGGCTGGCATTGGTTTCGCCATCGCTCACGGATTGGCAGCCGCAGGGGCCACGACGCTCATCAACGGGCGTTCGCAACCGCGCGTGGATGCCGCCGTCGCGAAACTGCGCGAGGCGCTCCCGGACGCGCAGGTGCGTGGCATCGCGGCGGACGTGGCGACGGCCGAGGGCTGCGACGCGCTCGTTGCTGCCGTGCCGGATGTCGACATCCTCGTGAACAATGCGGGCATTTTCGGACCGCAGGACTTCTTCGAAGTGCCGGACGAGGTGTGGCAGCGCTTTTACGACGTCAATGTACTGTCGGGGGTGCGGCTCTCCCGCGCATATTTGCCGGGAATGGCCGACCGCGACTGGGGGCGCGTGATCTTCATTTCCTCGGAGTCCGCACTGAATATTCCCGAGGACATGATTCACTACGGCATGACCAAGACGGCCCAATTAGCGGTGTCTCGCGGTCTGGCCAAGCGCATGCGCGGCACGGGTGTCACCGTCAACGCCGTGCTGCCCGGCCCGACGCTCTCGGACGGCATGATCGAGATGCTCCGTCAATCGGGCGTGCCGGCGAACGCCGACATGGCGCAGGCGGCGGCCGAGTTTGTACGCGAGCACCGTCCTGGCTCGATCATCGCGCGTGCAGCTACCACGGAGGAAGTGGCGAATATGGTGGTCTATGTTGCGTCGCCGCAAGCATCGGCGACGACCGGGGCGGCACTTCGTGTCGATGGCGGGGTGGTCGATTCCCTTTGA
- a CDS encoding SDR family oxidoreductase yields the protein MFNFDGQRVLVIGGSSGIGRAAAQAFAKAGAAVTIASRSQSRLDEALATIGTTARAVVLDMGDASAVERFFADHAPWQHVVVSAAQTPTGQVRKLSLDDAHAAFDSKFWGSYHVARYARIEDGGSLTLTSGYLSVRPSTSSVVQGAINAAVEALGRGLALELSPVRVNTVSPGLTVTPLWNKLAEADREAMYRNAAERLPARRVVAAEDVANTILYLAGTPSATGSTVLIDAGGAIA from the coding sequence ATGTTCAATTTCGACGGTCAGCGCGTGTTGGTCATTGGCGGCAGTTCCGGCATCGGCCGAGCCGCAGCACAGGCGTTCGCCAAGGCCGGCGCGGCGGTGACTATCGCCTCGCGGAGTCAGTCCAGGCTCGACGAAGCGCTTGCCACTATCGGCACTACGGCTCGTGCCGTCGTGCTCGACATGGGCGACGCGTCTGCCGTCGAACGATTTTTTGCCGATCACGCCCCCTGGCAGCATGTGGTCGTCTCGGCCGCGCAAACGCCGACGGGGCAGGTTCGCAAGCTCTCGCTGGACGACGCGCACGCGGCTTTCGACAGCAAGTTCTGGGGCTCGTATCACGTAGCGCGCTATGCACGAATCGAAGACGGCGGCTCGCTCACGCTGACGTCGGGCTACCTGAGCGTGCGTCCGAGCACGTCCTCGGTCGTGCAGGGCGCGATCAACGCGGCGGTCGAGGCGTTGGGTCGTGGGCTCGCGCTGGAACTGTCGCCAGTGCGCGTAAATACTGTGTCGCCGGGCCTGACGGTCACGCCGTTGTGGAACAAACTGGCTGAGGCGGATCGCGAAGCGATGTATCGCAACGCGGCGGAGCGCTTGCCAGCGCGCCGTGTGGTGGCCGCCGAGGATGTCGCCAACACGATTCTTTATCTGGCCGGCACGCCAAGTGCGACCGGCTCGACCGTGCTGATCGACGCCGGTGGCGCGATCGCCTGA
- a CDS encoding LysR family transcriptional regulator, with product MAMIDQTLDLTLFDRVVATGSMSAAARELGLSLAVVSKRLGLLEQRLGVRLLNRTTRKQALTEEGQVFHACCQRILAEISETERLMTRQAGTVGGVLRISAPRAFGRRHLAPLLVAFRERHPDLKVHLELSDLWVDLLAHGIDVAIRVGTLPDSSLVAQELAPNYRVLVASADYLARRGTPQEVGDLQQHDCILFGHAPHGDWRFVWQSETLRIQVRDTYVVDDGDTAHELALHGAGITQKSIWDVGDDIEAGRLVRVLPSLKIPASPLHAVYPHSRHLAPRTRAFVDFLRDRLRATWRWPQR from the coding sequence ATGGCGATGATCGATCAGACATTGGACCTCACTCTCTTCGACCGGGTCGTTGCCACGGGCAGCATGTCGGCTGCCGCGCGCGAGCTGGGGCTGTCGCTCGCTGTCGTGAGCAAGCGGCTTGGGTTGCTCGAGCAGCGTCTGGGCGTGCGTTTGCTCAATCGCACCACGCGCAAGCAGGCGCTAACGGAAGAGGGGCAGGTATTTCACGCATGCTGCCAACGAATTCTGGCCGAGATCAGTGAGACCGAGCGGTTGATGACGCGCCAAGCGGGCACCGTTGGCGGCGTGCTGCGCATCAGCGCCCCGCGGGCGTTCGGACGCCGTCACCTCGCCCCGCTGCTGGTCGCGTTTCGCGAGCGGCATCCGGATCTGAAGGTGCATCTCGAACTGAGCGATCTATGGGTGGATCTGCTGGCGCATGGCATCGACGTTGCCATTCGTGTGGGCACGCTGCCCGACTCCAGCCTCGTCGCTCAGGAATTGGCGCCGAACTACCGAGTGCTGGTCGCGTCGGCGGACTATCTGGCCCGACGCGGTACGCCGCAGGAAGTGGGCGATCTGCAGCAACACGACTGCATTCTGTTTGGCCATGCGCCTCACGGCGACTGGCGTTTCGTTTGGCAATCCGAAACGTTACGGATCCAGGTACGCGATACCTACGTTGTCGACGACGGCGACACCGCGCACGAGCTGGCGCTGCACGGCGCAGGCATCACGCAGAAGTCCATCTGGGATGTCGGCGACGATATCGAAGCCGGCCGGCTCGTGCGCGTACTACCGTCGCTGAAAATTCCGGCGTCACCGCTGCATGCCGTGTACCCGCACAGCCGGCACCTTGCGCCGCGCACGCGGGCTTTCGTCGATTTTCTACGCGATCGGCTGCGCGCCACCTGGCGCTGGCCGCAACGCTGA
- a CDS encoding TetR/AcrR family transcriptional regulator has product MGISREQAAENREAIVAAAERLFREHGVDAVGLTTLMKAAGFTQGGFYNHFKSKDALVAAVMARAVAASDGALTGGDPALEAGLSREARVSRYLSTEHRDDVACGCPMAGFAGDAPRIGDEAQACYAKGLSNVIARMTAAEIEQGLSPAQATQAAMARFAQMVGALVLSRAVVKADPALSDALLAAGREALIAHGAG; this is encoded by the coding sequence ATGGGCATTTCGAGAGAACAGGCGGCGGAAAACCGTGAAGCGATCGTCGCGGCCGCCGAGCGATTGTTTCGCGAGCACGGTGTAGACGCGGTAGGACTGACGACGCTGATGAAGGCGGCCGGCTTTACGCAGGGCGGTTTCTACAACCACTTCAAATCGAAAGATGCGCTGGTCGCCGCGGTGATGGCGCGCGCAGTGGCGGCCAGTGACGGGGCACTAACGGGGGGCGATCCGGCTTTGGAGGCGGGATTGTCCCGCGAGGCGCGCGTGAGCAGGTATCTGTCGACAGAGCATCGCGACGACGTGGCGTGCGGCTGCCCGATGGCTGGGTTTGCCGGAGACGCGCCGCGCATCGGCGACGAGGCGCAGGCGTGCTACGCGAAAGGGCTCTCGAATGTGATTGCCCGCATGACGGCAGCAGAGATCGAACAGGGGCTGAGCCCGGCACAAGCCACACAGGCCGCGATGGCCCGCTTCGCACAAATGGTTGGTGCGCTTGTGCTGTCTCGCGCCGTTGTGAAGGCGGACCCTGCACTGTCGGACGCACTCTTGGCCGCCGGACGCGAGGCGCTCATCGCCCACGGCGCCGGCTGA